A single Negativicutes bacterium DNA region contains:
- the ruvC gene encoding crossover junction endodeoxyribonuclease RuvC encodes MIVIGIDPGIAITGYAVLQGDEAQMKPLCYGSIETPSSQSTSERLATIYSEINRIIRAYQPTEIAVEELFFSRNVTTALIVGQARGVVLLSAQQSGLRLTEYKPMEVKLAVSGYGAASKQQVQQMVKRLLALREIPRPDDTADALAIAICHLQSRKLKNLGMR; translated from the coding sequence ATGATAGTAATAGGCATCGATCCCGGCATAGCCATCACCGGTTATGCTGTTCTGCAAGGGGACGAAGCGCAGATGAAGCCTCTCTGTTACGGCAGTATCGAAACACCTTCCAGCCAATCTACTTCAGAACGCCTGGCGACGATCTACAGCGAAATCAACCGGATTATTCGGGCTTACCAACCGACTGAAATTGCCGTAGAGGAACTTTTCTTCAGTCGGAATGTCACCACCGCGCTGATCGTAGGACAAGCCAGGGGGGTTGTTTTATTGTCGGCACAGCAGTCGGGACTGCGCCTGACGGAATACAAACCGATGGAAGTCAAGTTAGCGGTCAGCGGTTATGGCGCCGCCTCAAAACAACAGGTCCAGCAAATGGTGAAGCGTTTACTGGCGCTCAGGGAAATCCCGAGGCCGGATGATACCGCTGATGCGCTGGCCATCGCCATCTGCCATTTGCAGTCGCGCAAACTGAAAAACTTGGGAATGCGATAA
- the ruvB gene encoding Holliday junction branch migration DNA helicase RuvB, with the protein MEKSLRPRYLKEYIGQNKAKDNLSVFVKAAVQRKEALDHVLLYGPPGLGKTTLAHILANELGVNLRMTSGPAIERAGDLAALLTNLGPCDVFFIDEIHRLNHIAEEVLYSAMEDYAIDIVVGKGPSARSIRIDLQPFTLIGATTRFGFLSPPLRDRFGVICRMEFYNEEQLQEVVLRSAKIMQVDIDLQGAKEIARRSRGTPRIANRLLKRVRDFAQIQGNGCITRELADYALRMLEVDDKGFDRIDRMYLTAAIQHYNGGPVGVETLAASIQEETETLEDVIEPYLMQIGYVQRTPRGRVITRAAYDFLGIAYREPAENEKAEILEASQIKLF; encoded by the coding sequence ATGGAAAAATCGCTGCGCCCGCGTTACCTGAAAGAATACATCGGACAGAATAAAGCCAAGGACAATCTCTCCGTTTTCGTCAAAGCCGCCGTACAGCGCAAGGAAGCCCTCGACCATGTTCTGCTCTATGGGCCGCCCGGATTGGGGAAAACGACGCTTGCTCATATTCTGGCCAATGAATTGGGTGTTAACTTGCGCATGACCTCCGGACCGGCGATTGAGCGGGCGGGAGATTTGGCGGCTTTGCTGACGAACCTTGGCCCTTGTGATGTTTTTTTTATCGATGAGATTCATCGGCTCAATCATATCGCAGAAGAAGTACTCTATTCCGCGATGGAAGATTATGCGATTGATATCGTGGTAGGCAAAGGCCCCAGCGCCCGTTCGATTCGGATCGATCTGCAGCCCTTTACGCTGATTGGAGCTACCACCCGCTTCGGTTTTCTTTCGCCGCCTTTACGCGATCGATTCGGTGTGATCTGCCGCATGGAATTTTATAATGAAGAACAATTGCAGGAAGTGGTGCTGCGTTCCGCTAAAATCATGCAGGTTGACATTGATCTGCAGGGTGCCAAGGAAATCGCCCGCAGATCACGCGGTACACCGCGGATCGCCAACCGTTTGCTGAAACGAGTGCGTGACTTTGCGCAGATTCAAGGCAATGGCTGCATTACACGCGAGTTGGCGGATTATGCTCTGCGGATGCTGGAAGTAGACGACAAAGGTTTTGATCGAATTGACCGCATGTATCTGACTGCGGCAATTCAGCATTATAACGGCGGACCGGTCGGCGTGGAAACACTGGCTGCCTCGATTCAGGAAGAGACGGAAACTTTGGAAGATGTCATTGAGCCTTATCTGATGCAAATCGGTTACGTGCAGCGAACGCCGCGTGGCAGAGTCATTACCCGAGCGGCTTACGATTTTTTAGGCATTGCCTATCGCGAACCGGCTGAAAACGAGAAAGCAGAAATTCTCGAAGCAAGCCAGATTAAGCTTTTTTAA
- a CDS encoding YlbF family regulator, with protein sequence MNPYDKANELADALRLQADIQQMKKLKIRIQNNAAAKAMMDDFFERQQTLLKLYQSGVVPDQTKMDEVEKLMQIMSGNTLCKEYIELEMRIAQMMDEIQKILSEAVKEATWLNQ encoded by the coding sequence ATGAATCCCTATGATAAAGCCAATGAATTAGCGGATGCGCTGCGCCTGCAGGCGGATATCCAGCAAATGAAAAAGCTGAAAATAAGAATTCAGAATAATGCCGCCGCCAAAGCCATGATGGATGATTTCTTTGAGCGCCAGCAGACTTTGCTGAAATTATATCAATCCGGTGTCGTCCCCGACCAGACGAAGATGGATGAGGTGGAAAAACTGATGCAGATTATGTCGGGTAATACTTTATGTAAAGAGTACATCGAATTGGAAATGCGGATTGCGCAAATGATGGACGAAATACAGAAGATTTTATCCGAGGCAGTCAAAGAAGCGACTTGGCTGAATCAATAG
- the tgt gene encoding tRNA guanosine(34) transglycosylase Tgt, whose translation MFKYELIKKSTESAARLGKITTAHGSFETPVFMPVGTQASVKSLTSEELKQMGAKIILGNTYHLYLRPGADLIAEAGGLQRFMSWDGSILTDSGGFQVFSLDRLRKISEEGVAFRSHLDGSALFLSPEKAVAIQTALGSDIMMAFDECAPYPAEVSYVENSLERTARWAERCKIAQQNQEQQALFGIIQGGTYAALRQRSAKQLVELDFPGYGIGGLSVGEPKAVMYDMLENTVPLIPQHKPRYLMGVGSPDCLIEGVIRGIDMFDCVLPTRIARNGTAMTSQGRVTVRNAQFARDFTPLDPECDCPTCRNYSKAYLRHLIHAEEMLGPRLLSLHNLWFLLHLMERIRQAIAEDRLLALREEFYAKYRARGAGF comes from the coding sequence ATGTTCAAATATGAATTGATCAAAAAGTCGACAGAATCTGCGGCGCGGCTCGGCAAAATAACAACCGCGCACGGCAGTTTTGAGACACCTGTTTTTATGCCGGTCGGGACACAAGCCTCCGTCAAGAGCTTAACGTCGGAAGAATTAAAGCAAATGGGAGCTAAAATCATACTGGGCAATACCTATCATCTTTATTTGCGTCCCGGTGCGGATCTGATTGCCGAAGCGGGTGGGCTGCAGCGCTTTATGAGCTGGGACGGATCCATTCTGACCGACAGCGGTGGTTTTCAGGTGTTCAGCCTGGATAGGCTGCGTAAAATCAGTGAAGAAGGGGTGGCTTTCCGTTCTCATTTGGACGGTTCTGCTTTATTCCTCTCACCGGAAAAAGCAGTGGCAATTCAGACCGCATTGGGCTCGGATATTATGATGGCGTTTGATGAGTGTGCCCCTTATCCGGCGGAGGTCAGTTATGTCGAAAATTCCCTGGAACGCACCGCGCGCTGGGCGGAACGCTGTAAAATAGCGCAGCAGAACCAGGAGCAGCAAGCCTTATTTGGCATTATCCAGGGCGGCACCTATGCCGCACTGCGTCAGCGCAGCGCGAAACAATTGGTGGAGCTTGATTTTCCCGGTTATGGCATCGGCGGACTGAGTGTCGGTGAACCAAAGGCTGTCATGTATGATATGCTGGAAAATACAGTCCCGCTCATACCGCAGCATAAACCACGTTATTTGATGGGTGTTGGTTCCCCCGATTGCCTGATTGAAGGCGTCATTCGCGGCATCGATATGTTTGATTGCGTCCTCCCCACCAGAATTGCCCGCAACGGAACCGCTATGACAAGTCAAGGCAGAGTGACCGTGCGCAACGCGCAGTTTGCCAGGGATTTTACTCCCCTGGATCCGGAGTGCGATTGCCCGACTTGCCGCAACTACAGTAAAGCTTACTTACGCCATCTCATTCATGCGGAGGAAATGCTGGGACCAAGGCTGTTGTCTTTGCACAATCTCTGGTTTTTGCTGCATTTGATGGAGCGTATCCGCCAAGCCATAGCGGAGGATCGTCTTTTAGCCTTACGGGAAGAGTTTTACGCCAAATACCGCGCCCGTGGCGCGGGTTTTTAG
- a CDS encoding epoxyqueuosine reductase QueH: protein MILLHACCAPCSTVVAEHFRSEQREPLLYYFNPNIQSFAEYQLRRDALLQFAAAEQYPLLLDENYQPLDFLRHVLNMEGNRCAYCYALRLEKTAQKACELGLREFSTTMFVSPYQDREKIMRIGSALAEQYHLSFLTPDLRAQYHRSIALAKAWQLYRQGYCGCLLSEYERYFPSQQKE, encoded by the coding sequence ATGATTTTACTTCATGCCTGCTGTGCCCCCTGCAGTACTGTGGTGGCAGAGCATTTTCGCAGCGAACAGCGTGAACCTTTGCTTTATTACTTTAACCCCAATATTCAATCCTTTGCGGAATATCAATTGCGGCGAGATGCTTTGCTGCAGTTTGCCGCAGCGGAACAGTACCCGCTCTTGCTTGACGAAAACTATCAGCCGCTCGATTTTTTACGCCATGTTCTGAACATGGAAGGCAATCGTTGTGCCTATTGCTACGCGCTGCGTTTAGAGAAAACAGCCCAAAAAGCCTGCGAATTGGGTCTGCGGGAATTTAGTACAACCATGTTTGTCAGTCCCTACCAGGATCGGGAAAAAATTATGCGCATTGGCAGCGCCCTCGCCGAACAGTACCATCTGAGCTTTCTGACGCCTGATTTACGCGCTCAGTATCATCGGTCCATTGCACTGGCCAAAGCATGGCAGCTTTATCGTCAAGGTTATTGCGGCTGCCTTTTGAGTGAATACGAACGCTATTTTCCCAGTCAACAGAAGGAGTAG
- the ruvA gene encoding Holliday junction branch migration protein RuvA encodes MLAYIRGKIIACQGGVCVVEVGGFGLRLFTPVTEDYQRLKLNETIFFYTHLHQKEDGSSLYGFLTEEEQKLFLLLISVAGIGPKNGLNILSFAPPSQIYWWLVNEDVAQLKKAPGIGVKTAQRLILELKNKVGSLNLNPPGKTAAFAEGVFAESAAGQAIEALIALGYDQREATKQINFVLETKPDAAVELLIKDALRLLMRF; translated from the coding sequence ATGCTGGCTTACATCAGAGGAAAAATCATTGCCTGTCAGGGCGGTGTCTGTGTGGTTGAGGTGGGCGGCTTTGGCTTACGCCTTTTTACGCCGGTCACGGAGGATTACCAGCGCTTAAAATTAAACGAAACGATCTTTTTTTATACTCATTTGCATCAAAAGGAAGACGGATCTTCGCTTTATGGGTTCCTGACGGAAGAAGAGCAGAAACTCTTTCTATTGCTGATCTCGGTTGCCGGTATCGGTCCGAAAAACGGTCTGAATATCCTGTCTTTTGCGCCGCCGTCGCAGATTTACTGGTGGCTGGTCAATGAAGATGTTGCCCAGTTAAAAAAAGCGCCGGGCATCGGAGTCAAGACAGCACAGCGTCTGATTTTAGAACTGAAGAACAAAGTCGGCAGCCTGAATCTCAACCCGCCAGGAAAAACCGCTGCTTTTGCGGAAGGCGTCTTTGCAGAATCAGCGGCCGGCCAGGCCATTGAGGCTTTGATTGCCCTGGGTTATGATCAAAGAGAGGCGACGAAGCAAATTAATTTTGTTTTGGAGACAAAACCGGATGCCGCAGTGGAACTTTTGATTAAAGATGCTTTGCGCTTACTGATGCGCTTTTAG
- a CDS encoding YebC/PmpR family DNA-binding transcriptional regulator — translation MSGHSKWANIKRTKGKVDAARGKAFAVISKEIIVAARTGGANPEFNAKLKALIQKAKESNMPNDNIQRAIQRGSGQTDGANYEELTYEGYAPGGVAIIVEVLTDNRNRAAGDIRHIFDKYGGNMGETGSVSWMFQRKGLLVIDREEFGLSEDEMLMQVLDAGGDDLQTTEDSFEIYTSADDFERVKEALEAAQFTFLLAEITQIPNSKIEVDAEQLPKLKKLLAMMEECDDVQNVYDNADYEEDEEEE, via the coding sequence ATGTCAGGACATTCGAAGTGGGCAAATATCAAACGAACCAAAGGGAAAGTGGATGCGGCCAGAGGGAAAGCGTTTGCCGTCATTTCCAAAGAAATCATTGTGGCAGCCAGAACCGGCGGAGCCAATCCGGAATTTAATGCAAAACTGAAGGCTCTGATTCAAAAAGCCAAAGAAAGCAATATGCCGAATGACAATATTCAAAGAGCAATCCAAAGAGGCAGCGGTCAGACCGACGGAGCCAATTATGAAGAGCTGACCTATGAAGGCTATGCTCCCGGCGGAGTGGCGATTATCGTAGAAGTACTCACCGATAACCGCAACCGTGCTGCCGGTGATATCAGACATATATTTGATAAGTACGGCGGCAATATGGGAGAAACCGGCAGCGTCAGCTGGATGTTTCAGAGAAAAGGTTTGCTGGTGATTGACCGCGAGGAATTCGGGCTCAGCGAAGATGAGATGCTGATGCAGGTACTGGATGCCGGCGGCGACGACTTGCAGACGACAGAGGATTCCTTCGAAATCTATACCTCTGCGGATGATTTTGAGCGGGTAAAAGAAGCGTTGGAAGCCGCTCAATTCACGTTCCTGCTGGCTGAAATTACACAGATTCCCAACAGCAAAATTGAAGTTGACGCGGAACAATTACCAAAATTGAAAAAGCTGCTGGCGATGATGGAAGAATGTGACGATGTCCAGAACGTCTATGACAATGCTGATTACGAAGAGGACGAAGAAGAGGAATAA
- a CDS encoding SpoIID/LytB domain-containing protein translates to MKRVLWLFLLLSSLTFAGSCLAAETQPAVPAMIAVGLDYGDEALAEVRLGFQSGIRLSCNGLGIWHSTELRCLLLSPENGNYSQLTVSFADYADAAAYLVEYGYNKDAAPAYTQEGWKIWLATAYCETLAVPATKAVVNGSCIRVRDVGGLTLFFYQPTAGDSLDTLRSHMAVWQDYAGGDLIYGPNQRCYPAEMLIQRYHNFGLTVINNLPFEEYIAAVISREMSPSWPLEALKAQAVASRSFILSTQFGTARYLQYGFDINTDQQTYIGIDYARTPVVQQAVQETAAEVIWYPDGSGNQKMAAAYYHADAGGSTENCENVFIQAVPYIRGVQEFFKTESPDNVWLPVPSLSAAEIRQNLLVGYGDIGEIRSMRVSKAGAFGAAIEIEIEGSLRTIVLKKGEGRYYFGLKSYNFTVTKQLDLGILSAEGRLTEFAGGRTQVITADGNRNLSVSDATAVMTGQGLRQLEGNPAVYSFPGGGSGHNLGMSQYGAQAMAKLGYNYREILQFYYTGVTVGK, encoded by the coding sequence ATGAAAAGAGTTTTATGGCTTTTTTTGCTGCTGAGCAGTCTTACCTTTGCCGGATCTTGTCTGGCGGCAGAAACGCAGCCGGCAGTTCCGGCCATGATTGCGGTCGGTCTGGATTATGGCGATGAGGCCTTGGCGGAGGTAAGACTCGGCTTTCAGTCCGGCATTCGTTTGTCCTGCAATGGTCTTGGAATCTGGCATTCTACTGAGCTGCGCTGTCTGTTGCTCTCACCGGAAAATGGCAATTACAGTCAATTAACGGTCAGCTTTGCTGATTATGCGGATGCCGCCGCTTATTTGGTGGAATATGGTTATAACAAAGACGCAGCGCCGGCCTATACGCAGGAAGGTTGGAAAATCTGGCTGGCGACAGCTTATTGCGAAACACTGGCCGTTCCAGCCACAAAGGCGGTTGTGAATGGCAGCTGTATCAGGGTTCGGGATGTGGGCGGTTTGACTCTGTTTTTTTATCAGCCGACTGCCGGTGACTCGCTCGACACATTACGGAGTCATATGGCAGTCTGGCAGGATTACGCGGGCGGTGATCTGATCTATGGGCCGAATCAGCGCTGTTATCCGGCGGAAATGCTGATTCAGCGCTATCATAATTTTGGTTTGACGGTGATCAACAATCTGCCATTCGAGGAGTATATTGCCGCCGTCATTTCCCGCGAAATGTCGCCTTCCTGGCCGTTGGAGGCGCTGAAAGCCCAGGCGGTGGCCAGTCGCAGTTTTATTCTCAGCACGCAATTCGGCACGGCCCGCTATTTGCAGTATGGTTTTGATATCAATACCGATCAACAGACTTATATCGGCATCGATTACGCCAGAACGCCTGTTGTGCAGCAAGCGGTTCAGGAGACTGCCGCTGAAGTCATCTGGTATCCTGACGGCAGCGGCAATCAAAAGATGGCCGCCGCCTACTATCATGCGGATGCCGGCGGCAGCACCGAAAATTGTGAGAATGTTTTTATCCAGGCTGTTCCTTATATCCGGGGGGTGCAGGAATTTTTCAAAACCGAAAGCCCGGATAATGTCTGGCTGCCTGTTCCCAGTCTGAGCGCTGCGGAAATCCGTCAGAATTTACTGGTGGGATACGGTGACATCGGTGAAATCCGCTCCATGCGGGTCAGCAAAGCAGGCGCATTCGGCGCGGCGATTGAAATTGAAATTGAAGGCAGCCTGCGCACCATCGTTTTGAAAAAAGGCGAGGGACGTTACTATTTCGGCTTAAAAAGTTATAATTTTACGGTGACGAAGCAATTGGATCTCGGCATCTTAAGTGCGGAGGGCAGGCTGACCGAGTTTGCCGGCGGCAGGACCCAGGTGATTACGGCGGATGGCAACAGGAATCTCTCGGTCAGCGATGCGACGGCGGTCATGACCGGCCAAGGTTTGCGGCAACTGGAGGGCAATCCTGCGGTTTACAGTTTCCCGGGCGGCGGCAGCGGCCATAATCTGGGTATGTCACAATACGGCGCTCAGGCGATGGCGAAGCTGGGTTATAATTATAGAGAAATCCTGCAGTTTTATTATACGGGGGTTACGGTAGGAAAATGA
- the queA gene encoding tRNA preQ1(34) S-adenosylmethionine ribosyltransferase-isomerase QueA: MSNTENELLVSQFDYDLPEALIAQSPLARRSDSRLMIIDREKGYLADTYFYRLADWLQPGDLLVINDTKVIPARLLGHKPSGGKVECLLLERLDDCRWKTLVKPGQRLQPGAEMIFGDGALTGVIEERREMGERIVRFSWPGKPTFEEVLDQLGEMPLPPYIHLPLKEKQRYQTVYAEAAGSAAAPTAGLHFTAELMQQLRQQGIEFVSLTLHVGIGTFRPVKVNRLSEHKMHSEYYQLTREAADRINQAKANGQRILAVGTTSCRVLETLAAADGSLEAASGWTDIFIYPGYHFKLIDGLITNFHLPKSTLLMMISAFSSWEVVQQAYQEAVKREYRFFSFGDACFFANHKKNS, translated from the coding sequence ATGAGCAATACAGAGAATGAATTATTGGTTTCACAATTTGACTATGACTTACCGGAGGCTCTGATTGCGCAGAGTCCGCTGGCACGGCGTTCCGATTCCCGTCTGATGATCATCGACCGGGAAAAAGGTTATTTAGCCGATACTTATTTTTACCGGCTGGCAGACTGGCTGCAGCCGGGTGACCTTTTGGTGATCAACGATACCAAAGTAATCCCAGCCAGACTGTTGGGTCACAAACCTAGCGGCGGCAAGGTGGAATGTTTGTTGTTGGAACGTCTGGATGACTGCCGCTGGAAAACCTTAGTCAAACCCGGTCAGCGATTACAACCCGGAGCGGAGATGATTTTTGGTGACGGTGCCCTGACAGGTGTCATTGAGGAACGCAGAGAAATGGGAGAACGCATCGTTCGATTCTCCTGGCCGGGAAAACCGACGTTTGAAGAAGTGCTCGATCAATTGGGAGAAATGCCCCTGCCGCCCTACATTCATCTGCCTTTAAAAGAAAAACAGCGCTATCAGACTGTCTATGCCGAGGCAGCCGGGTCTGCCGCAGCGCCGACAGCCGGCCTGCATTTTACAGCCGAGCTGATGCAGCAGCTGCGGCAGCAAGGGATCGAATTTGTTTCGCTCACGCTGCATGTTGGCATTGGCACCTTTCGTCCTGTCAAGGTTAATCGCCTCTCCGAGCATAAAATGCATTCGGAATATTATCAATTGACCAGAGAAGCAGCCGATCGGATCAATCAGGCCAAAGCCAACGGTCAGCGTATCCTGGCGGTGGGAACTACTTCCTGTCGTGTGCTGGAGACGCTGGCCGCTGCCGACGGTTCTCTTGAAGCTGCCAGTGGCTGGACGGATATTTTCATTTATCCGGGTTATCATTTTAAACTGATCGATGGACTGATCACGAATTTTCACTTACCCAAGTCCACCTTGCTGATGATGATCAGCGCTTTTTCCAGCTGGGAGGTCGTGCAACAGGCTTATCAGGAAGCAGTCAAGCGGGAGTATCGCTTTTTTAGTTTTGGTGACGCCTGCTTTTTTGCCAATCACAAAAAAAATAGCTAG